The nucleotide sequence GCGTGGTCTCGGAAAGGTTGTCGTCGTCCAGCTGGAAAGGCGGCGTGACCGAAGGATTGAGGATCTCCACTTCCTTGCACAGCACCTCGACCTCGCCGGAGGCCAGCTCGGCATTGGCCGTGCCTTCCGGACGCAGGCGCACCAGGCCGGTCACGCGGATGCAGAACTCGTTGCGCAGGCGCTCGGCGGTGGCGAAAGCAGCGTTATCGGGGTCGAAAACGATTTGCGCCAGACCGGCGCGGTCGCGCAGGTCGATGAAGATAACCCCGCCGTGGTCGCGGCGGCGGTTTACCCAGCCGTACAGGGTAACGGTCTGACCGAGGTGGTCACGGCAAACCTGGCCGGTGTAGCAGGTACGCATTGCGGGATGACTCCGTTTCTACTTTGTTGGGGCGCCTTGGAGCGTCACGATAATGAATCGAAGGCGGGCATCGCCCGCCCGGTTGTCAGGGCGTGTTGTCCCCGCGCTGGCGCACGCCGGGCGCGGTGGGGATTTCGGCGGGACGAGCAGGCGCGGGCGCCGCCGGCGCCATCGGCGGGGGCGGCGCCACCACCCCCATGGACACCACGTACTTCAGGGCGGCGTCCACGCTCATGTGCAGATCGATGACTTCGGCGCGCGGCATCATCAGGAAAAAACCGGACGTCGGGTTGGGCGTGGTGGGCACGTACACGCTGACATGCTCGCCGGGCAGGTGCGTGGCCACTTCCCCGCTGGGCGTGCCGGTCAGGAAAGCGATGGTCCAGGCCCCTTGGCGCGGATACTGCACCAGCACCGCCTGGCGAAACGCCTGGCCGTTCGGCGCCAGCACCGTATCGCTGACCTGCTTTACCGAGTTATAGATCGAGCGCACCAGCGGAATGCGGCCCAGCAGCTTTTCCCATTGGTCCAGCAAAGTGCGGCCCAGCAGGTTGGCGGCAAAAACGCCGGTAAGCAGCACCACCAGGATGACCAGCAGAAAGCGGAAACCCGGTATATCCACGCCGAACAGCGACTCGGCCGACAGGAAACCGGGAACGAAGCCTTCCAGCGTGGCGATCAGCACGCCCAGCACCCAGACGGTGATCACCAGCGGCACCCATATCAGGAGCCCGGTGATGAAGTACTTCTTGAAAACGCGCATCGCCATGGCGGGCGTCAGGAAGCGGCGGCGGGCGGCGCCGCGGGCGCAGCGGCCGGCGCGGGGGCCGTGGACGAGGCGGCGGCCGGGGCCGCGTCGGCCGACTTGGCGGCGCTACCGCTACTGTCGCCCCCATCGGCCTTGGACTCCGTCTTGGCACCGCCGGCCGAGCCCGAGCCCGTGCCATTGTTGCGGAAATCGGTGACGTACCAGCCCGAGCCCTTCAGCTGGAAGCCGGCGGCGGTAACCTGCTTGGCGAACGTGCTGGCCCCGCATTCGGGACACACGGTAAGCGGCGCGTCGGAGATCTTCTGCAGCACATCCTTGGCATGGCCGCAGCTGCTGCACTTGTAGGCGTAGATAGGCATTCAGTCCACTCCCTGGCCCGCCGGCACGAAAGAACCCGCCCGAGAGCGCCCGGTGCGATACGCAGGGCGCGGCTGGAGCGGGGCCGGCAAAAATACGGGAAAGTCTTGAATTTTAGCGGGTTTTTGCTGCACCCCCATCAAGGCCGCCGCCAATCCCGCCAGCCCCCGCGACAAGGCGGCCGGAAGCCCGCCTTCCCCCAGCCGCCGAGAGCGCATCCCCGCAGTGGGGCACGGCCGCGCTGGGCGGCCGCGCCCCACCAGCCCCGCAAAATCTTCCGAAACCCCCGTCCAGATCCACGAAGCCCAAGCACCCCGACCGCCCCAGCCCCCGTCACTGAGAGACGCCGGAGTCCGGCGGGGTGGTCGCCTGTCGGGGTCAGCCTGTTGAGGACGAGCAAGCGGAATCGAAGGGAGGCGTGGCGCGGACGCCATGAAGAAGAACGCGAACGACAAACGCCCGCCGGACGAGATTAGCGCAGCGGTGTCCGGCCCCCGGGGGCCGGACCGGCCGATCAGGCTGGCCCCGACAGGCGACCACCCCGCCGGACGGCCCACGACGGACGGCCCACGACGGACGGCCCACGGCGGACAGCCCACGACGGACGGCCCACAACGGACGGCCCACAACGGACAGCCCACAAGCCGATAGCCTGCCGAGCAGCCCGAACGCCCCCTCGCCGCTACACCGGCAGCAGGAACATCCCCGCCGCGACCAGGGTCGGCAATAGCGCCGCCAGAAACAAGCGTCCCGCCGCGATACTCCCATCCGGGAAGTGGTTTTTCAGGATGGCAAAGCCCGCCGGATTCGGCGCATTGGCGATGACGGTGAGCCCGCCGCCGGTGACAGCCCCCGCGACCAGCATATAGCGCCAGGTCTCATCCGTGCCTTGCACCAGCGATCCCAGGTACGTCAGCGCCGCGTTATCGGTGATGGCGGTCAGCGCGGTGGCGCCCCAGAACAGCACCGTCGGCGACAACCCGCCCAACAGATCCTGCAGCCACCATTTCTGCAACCCACCCAGCACAACCAGGCCCGCCAGGAAGAAACCGACCATCAGCCCCTCCTTGATCATCAGGCGATTCTGGTGGCGCTTATAGGCCTCCGTGAACCCGATGAACATCATCAGCAAACCCAGGAAAATCGCCGGATGATGCGCGCTCAGCACCACCGCGACCAGGAAAAGCAAATGCACGGCGATCACCGGCACAGGCACGCGCGGCCGGCCGCCATCGTCCGCCGAGGCCCCCTTCCCCGCGCCACGCAGCACATCGCGGCAGAAGAAAGTCAGCGCCGCGGCATTGATGAACACCGCCGCCGCCGCGCGCCAGCCGAAATGCGTGGCCATATGCGCGGCGTCCCAGCCGAAAGTAGAGGCCACCATCAGCACCGGCGGCGCCGCGTACGACGTCAGCACCCCGCCGATGGAAACATTGACGAACAACACCCCCAAGGTCAGGTACTTGAACCCCGCGCGCCCGCTCACGCGAAAATACGCGTCCCGCAACAGGATCGCCGCCAGCGTCATCGCCGCGGGCTCGGTGATGAAGGACCCGGCCAAGGGAACCACCGAAAGCACGACCAAATACGTACTGAGCTCGTTGCGGATCGGCAGCACACGGGCCAGGCCGCGCACCACCGCATCGACGAACTCCAGAATGGGACGGCTGGCCGCCACCACCATGATCACGAAAACGAACAGCGGCTCCGTGAAATTCCGCGTGTCCATGTACTCGATCGCCTTGCCGCTGCCCGCCAGCAAGGCCATGCTGACGATCAGGACGAAGGCCCACACCCCGAAAACGGCTTCTACCTCGGCGAGCAGGTGCCAGACGCCGGCGTGCGGCCCATTGCGGTGCGCCAGGC is from Bordetella bronchialis and encodes:
- a CDS encoding DUF502 domain-containing protein, with the translated sequence MRVFKKYFITGLLIWVPLVITVWVLGVLIATLEGFVPGFLSAESLFGVDIPGFRFLLVILVVLLTGVFAANLLGRTLLDQWEKLLGRIPLVRSIYNSVKQVSDTVLAPNGQAFRQAVLVQYPRQGAWTIAFLTGTPSGEVATHLPGEHVSVYVPTTPNPTSGFFLMMPRAEVIDLHMSVDAALKYVVSMGVVAPPPPMAPAAPAPARPAEIPTAPGVRQRGDNTP
- a CDS encoding FmdB family zinc ribbon protein; protein product: MPIYAYKCSSCGHAKDVLQKISDAPLTVCPECGASTFAKQVTAAGFQLKGSGWYVTDFRNNGTGSGSAGGAKTESKADGGDSSGSAAKSADAAPAAASSTAPAPAAAPAAPPAAAS
- a CDS encoding putative Na+/H+ antiporter encodes the protein MPTTIELIATLLFAIAVLHTFSVPFFARLAHRNGPHAGVWHLLAEVEAVFGVWAFVLIVSMALLAGSGKAIEYMDTRNFTEPLFVFVIMVVAASRPILEFVDAVVRGLARVLPIRNELSTYLVVLSVVPLAGSFITEPAAMTLAAILLRDAYFRVSGRAGFKYLTLGVLFVNVSIGGVLTSYAAPPVLMVASTFGWDAAHMATHFGWRAAAAVFINAAALTFFCRDVLRGAGKGASADDGGRPRVPVPVIAVHLLFLVAVVLSAHHPAIFLGLLMMFIGFTEAYKRHQNRLMIKEGLMVGFFLAGLVVLGGLQKWWLQDLLGGLSPTVLFWGATALTAITDNAALTYLGSLVQGTDETWRYMLVAGAVTGGGLTVIANAPNPAGFAILKNHFPDGSIAAGRLFLAALLPTLVAAGMFLLPV